From a region of the Mucilaginibacter auburnensis genome:
- a CDS encoding GIY-YIG nuclease family protein gives MIRGGCIYIMTNKTHSVLYIGVTSNLLSRAWEHKNKVYPTSFTAKYNCNKLVYYCFYPHIEEAISAEKALKGSNRKHKQH, from the coding sequence ATGATAAGAGGTGGATGCATTTACATCATGACCAATAAAACACACTCGGTTTTGTACATAGGTGTTACATCTAATTTACTTTCCAGAGCTTGGGAACATAAAAACAAGGTCTATCCAACAAGCTTTACAGCAAAATACAACTGTAATAAGCTGGTTTATTATTGTTTTTATCCTCATATTGAGGAAGCCATCAGCGCTGAAAAAGCATTAAAAGGAAGTAACAGAAAGCATAAACAGCATTAG
- the eboC gene encoding UbiA-like protein EboC (EboC, a homolog the polyprenyltransferase UbiA, belongs to system of proteins involved in the trafficking of precursor metabolites to an extracytoplasmic compartment so that the biosynthesis of certain natural products, such as scytonemin, can be completed.), whose product MASKAIAYLRMMRPANVVTSVADVLAGVAIAGYFTGLPLATNSFYPIVLLCLATMGLYAGGIVFNDVFDAELDKVERPERAIPSGLITVKNASALGLFLLLWGIGFGYAHSPQSGLIAVLIAFFALLYNRVSKHHKFFGPLNMGACRALNLLLGISIITPAIVQWFHLAIVPLLYIFSITMISRGEVHGGDKKNLYAGASLYLIVIFSIHFISSHIGIQPQNMLYTLIFLLPFAYMIFKPLIIAIKDPIGPNVGKAVKAGVISLILMNAAWAAAFGAIYPAIFIACLLPVSISFARWFAVT is encoded by the coding sequence ATGGCATCAAAAGCTATAGCCTACCTGCGCATGATGCGCCCTGCCAACGTGGTAACATCTGTTGCTGATGTATTGGCGGGTGTGGCTATTGCGGGGTACTTTACGGGCCTGCCATTGGCTACCAACAGCTTTTACCCCATTGTGTTGCTGTGTTTGGCTACCATGGGCCTGTATGCCGGCGGTATTGTTTTTAATGATGTTTTTGATGCCGAACTGGACAAAGTTGAACGCCCCGAACGTGCCATCCCCAGCGGTTTAATAACAGTTAAAAACGCGTCCGCTTTAGGCTTATTTTTGTTGCTGTGGGGGATAGGTTTTGGTTACGCCCACAGTCCGCAATCCGGGTTGATAGCTGTACTGATAGCCTTTTTTGCGCTGCTTTACAATCGCGTTAGCAAGCACCATAAGTTTTTCGGTCCGTTGAATATGGGAGCCTGCCGTGCGCTTAACCTGTTATTAGGCATCAGCATCATAACACCGGCCATTGTGCAGTGGTTCCATTTAGCTATTGTACCGTTGCTGTACATCTTTTCTATCACCATGATCAGTCGTGGTGAAGTGCACGGAGGCGATAAAAAGAACCTCTACGCAGGCGCATCGCTGTATTTAATCGTTATTTTCTCTATCCACTTCATCTCATCGCACATAGGTATACAGCCGCAAAACATGCTGTACACGCTTATCTTTTTGCTGCCCTTCGCTTACATGATATTTAAGCCGCTCATCATCGCCATAAAAGACCCAATTGGCCCCAACGTAGGCAAGGCCGTAAAAGCAGGCGTTATCTCCCTCATATTGATGAATGCCGCATGGGCCGCTGCCTTTGGCGCCATTTATCCGGCTATATTTATTGCTTGTTTATTGCCGGTGTCTATCAGCTTCGCCAGGTGGTTCGCGGTAACGTAG
- the eboE gene encoding metabolite traffic protein EboE: MQTPQGHLTYCTNIHPGENWEGHFAALQRNFPSIKAQVCPDVPMGLGLRLSHEASLALQHTEQLNEFKQWLKDNDAYVFTMNGFPYGEFHNVEVKDQVHAPDWTTHERLDYTVRMFRILAQLLPEGMEGGISTSPISYRYWHNTPPLLADATKTGTANILKVARELISIEHHGGPYMHLDIEPEPDGILESGPEYIEWYTNVLLPQGKPFIAETFGVNTEEAERLIKRHICLCYDVCHFAIGFEPHQQIIEELEHKGLKVGKIQISAALKAALPQQPKERRAILDTFEKFNEPTYLHQVIAKTNKGELLRYRDLPSALNDGLNADVTEWRAHFHVPIFTDELGLLQSTQSDIAEVLNINKTQQFSTHLEVETYTWGVLPDEKKLPMDDSIARELNWVANIL; this comes from the coding sequence ATGCAAACACCACAGGGACATTTAACCTATTGCACCAATATCCATCCCGGCGAGAACTGGGAAGGGCATTTTGCTGCTTTACAGCGCAACTTTCCATCTATCAAAGCGCAGGTATGCCCTGATGTGCCAATGGGCTTAGGCTTAAGGTTATCGCACGAGGCAAGTTTAGCCCTACAGCACACGGAACAGCTAAATGAATTTAAGCAATGGCTAAAGGATAATGATGCCTATGTGTTTACCATGAACGGTTTCCCGTACGGTGAGTTTCATAATGTTGAGGTGAAGGACCAGGTACACGCACCCGATTGGACCACGCATGAGCGTTTGGACTACACGGTTAGGATGTTCCGCATACTGGCGCAACTGCTGCCTGAAGGGATGGAAGGCGGTATATCCACCTCGCCTATCAGCTACCGTTACTGGCACAATACGCCACCGCTTCTTGCTGATGCTACCAAAACAGGAACAGCTAACATTTTAAAAGTAGCCAGGGAACTCATCAGCATTGAGCACCATGGTGGCCCTTACATGCACCTGGATATTGAACCCGAACCGGATGGCATTTTAGAGAGCGGACCTGAATATATTGAATGGTACACCAATGTACTCTTACCACAGGGTAAGCCGTTTATTGCAGAAACATTTGGGGTAAACACTGAAGAAGCTGAGCGGCTAATTAAACGGCACATTTGTTTGTGTTATGATGTTTGCCACTTCGCCATAGGTTTTGAGCCGCATCAGCAAATAATTGAGGAGTTGGAGCATAAAGGGCTTAAAGTAGGCAAGATACAAATTAGCGCAGCCCTTAAAGCCGCATTGCCCCAACAGCCCAAAGAGCGTAGAGCTATACTGGACACCTTTGAAAAATTTAACGAGCCAACCTATCTGCATCAGGTAATAGCCAAAACTAACAAGGGTGAGCTTTTGCGCTATCGCGACCTGCCATCGGCATTAAATGATGGCTTGAATGCTGATGTAACCGAATGGCGGGCGCATTTCCATGTGCCTATCTTTACTGACGAGTTAGGCCTGCTGCAATCCACCCAAAGCGATATTGCTGAAGTGTTGAACATCAATAAAACCCAGCAATTCAGCACTCACTTAGAGGTAGAAACCTACACCTGGGGCGTACTGCCCGATGAAAAGAAGCTCCCCATGGATGATTCTATTGCAAGAGAACTGAACTGGGTGGCTAATATTTTATAA
- a CDS encoding transmembrane 220 family protein: protein MIAFVIVNVIFCLSFLVFAYLNFNDPDWYLWVPIYVAVAACCGLAAYGMYYPNVYLGLTAFYLIYAVKLYFDKDGVRDWIVKYRTPSLVESMKAEKPFIENTREFFGLLIISAALIIDYFVVVNQGLV, encoded by the coding sequence ATGATTGCTTTCGTTATTGTTAACGTTATTTTTTGCCTGTCGTTTTTGGTATTTGCCTACCTCAATTTTAACGACCCCGACTGGTACCTCTGGGTGCCTATCTATGTGGCTGTTGCTGCCTGCTGCGGTTTAGCGGCTTATGGCATGTACTATCCTAATGTATATCTGGGCCTAACCGCTTTCTACCTTATTTATGCGGTAAAACTGTATTTTGATAAGGATGGCGTTAGAGATTGGATAGTGAAATATCGCACCCCAAGTTTGGTAGAATCTATGAAAGCCGAGAAGCCCTTTATTGAAAACACCCGCGAGTTTTTTGGGTTACTCATTATATCAGCAGCTTTAATTATTGATTACTTTGTGGTAGTGAACCAGGGGCTTGTTTAG
- a CDS encoding 3-dehydroquinate synthase, whose translation MEYLQQTFSVKFEYKVFFTSGLFDLGNTCMEDFLLDNATTESVKKILFVVDEDVMKATTGLADKIRRYFSIHKGAQLVPDLILVPGGESVKNNEDHFHNFLNKINEYGIDRHSYVAAIGGGSVLDMAGYAAAVAHRGIKHIRIPTTVLAQNDSGVGVKNSINYFGKKNFLGTFAPPVAVFNDDNFLLTLGNRDWRSGIAEAIKVSLIKDPVFFEWLEQNAEALTARDMEAMRYLIKRCAQLHLNHIASGDPFEKGSSRPLDFGHWSAHKLEQLTNFEVLHGEAVAMGLALDTMYSNLAGFLSAEETQRVIALIKKIGFAITHPLLEVASDDSPILVGLNEFREHLGGQLTIMLLKRIGEGFEVHDIDTDILRQAGEAINEYAALNPA comes from the coding sequence ATGGAATATTTGCAGCAGACCTTCAGTGTGAAGTTTGAGTACAAGGTCTTTTTTACTTCGGGGCTATTTGATTTGGGCAATACCTGCATGGAAGATTTCCTTCTGGATAACGCCACTACAGAGTCGGTAAAGAAAATACTGTTTGTGGTTGATGAGGATGTGATGAAGGCCACAACAGGCTTAGCCGATAAGATACGCCGCTACTTCTCCATCCACAAAGGCGCGCAACTGGTACCTGACCTGATACTTGTTCCGGGTGGCGAGAGCGTTAAAAACAATGAGGATCACTTCCATAACTTTTTAAATAAAATTAACGAATACGGTATTGACCGCCACTCGTATGTTGCTGCCATTGGCGGTGGCTCTGTGCTTGATATGGCAGGTTATGCCGCTGCCGTTGCGCACCGTGGCATTAAACATATCCGCATACCTACAACCGTACTGGCGCAGAATGATTCGGGCGTTGGCGTCAAGAACAGCATTAACTACTTCGGCAAAAAGAACTTTTTAGGCACGTTTGCACCACCTGTAGCCGTATTTAATGACGATAACTTTTTGCTGACCTTAGGTAACCGCGACTGGCGCTCGGGCATTGCCGAAGCCATTAAGGTATCGTTAATAAAGGACCCTGTGTTTTTTGAGTGGCTGGAGCAAAATGCAGAGGCGCTAACCGCAAGGGATATGGAGGCTATGCGCTACCTCATTAAACGTTGCGCGCAGCTGCATCTTAACCACATAGCCAGCGGCGATCCGTTTGAAAAAGGTTCGTCGCGCCCATTGGATTTTGGCCATTGGAGCGCGCACAAACTGGAACAGTTAACCAACTTTGAAGTATTGCACGGCGAGGCGGTAGCCATGGGTTTGGCTTTAGATACCATGTATTCAAACCTGGCGGGCTTTTTATCTGCTGAGGAAACACAGCGGGTTATAGCATTGATAAAAAAGATAGGCTTTGCCATTACCCACCCGTTACTGGAAGTAGCATCTGACGATAGCCCGATATTGGTTGGTTTGAACGAGTTTAGAGAGCACCTGGGCGGGCAACTCACCATTATGCTGCTTAAACGGATAGGCGAAGGCTTTGAAGTGCACGATATTGATACCGACATATTAAGACAAGCCGGCGAGGCTATAAATGAATACGCTGCCTTAAACCCGGCGTAA
- a CDS encoding SIMPL domain-containing protein translates to MRNYITAAIVGVCAIIAFAIVARAYKYRSTTTETIVVTGLAEKDFNSDLIVWSGSYSRKSFDLKAAYADLKNDEATIKAYLAKMDIAANEVVFSSVNINKDFTSEMDANGRFMGQRFNGYNLTQTVTVESKNVDKVDKLSREATELIQGGIEFNSTPPRFYNTQLKNVKMELLAQASADAKARAEAIAKNAGSSLGKLKKANMGVFQITGKNSNEDYSYGGAFNTSSRNKTGSITIRMEFQAD, encoded by the coding sequence ATGAGAAATTACATTACCGCTGCCATTGTTGGTGTTTGTGCTATAATTGCTTTTGCTATTGTTGCAAGGGCATATAAATATCGCTCAACCACTACCGAGACCATTGTTGTTACCGGCCTTGCCGAAAAAGACTTTAACAGCGACCTCATTGTTTGGAGCGGCAGCTACTCGCGTAAGTCATTCGACCTTAAAGCGGCTTATGCTGATTTGAAGAATGATGAAGCAACTATCAAAGCCTACCTGGCCAAAATGGATATTGCCGCTAACGAGGTAGTATTCTCATCAGTAAACATCAATAAAGATTTTACCAGCGAGATGGATGCCAACGGCAGGTTTATGGGTCAGCGGTTTAATGGCTATAACCTTACACAAACCGTAACTGTTGAATCAAAGAACGTTGACAAGGTAGACAAACTGTCTCGCGAGGCTACTGAACTTATACAGGGCGGTATAGAGTTTAATTCAACCCCGCCAAGGTTTTATAACACACAGCTTAAAAACGTTAAGATGGAACTGTTAGCGCAAGCCAGTGCCGATGCTAAAGCACGTGCAGAGGCGATTGCCAAAAACGCAGGTAGCAGTTTAGGTAAATTGAAGAAAGCCAACATGGGCGTGTTCCAGATAACCGGGAAGAACAGCAACGAAGATTACAGCTATGGTGGTGCGTTTAATACCTCGAGTCGTAACAAAACGGGCTCCATCACCATCCGGATGGAGTTTCAGGCCGATTGA
- the hpt gene encoding hypoxanthine phosphoribosyltransferase produces the protein MENKIKIADLEFNLLIDAEHIKNRVEAIAESLNTEFAGKNPLFVGVLNGCFMFMADLVRNITTPCEISFTKVASYHGGLQTTWQLRNDLGLAVDIEGRDVILLEDISDTGNTLKFLIDDLKQRNPASLTVCALLLKPAAQQYHIPEVKYVGFEIEDKFVVGYGLDYKELGRNLNGIYQLVL, from the coding sequence ATGGAGAATAAAATAAAAATAGCCGATCTCGAATTTAATTTACTGATTGACGCGGAACATATTAAAAACCGCGTTGAAGCCATTGCAGAGTCACTTAATACCGAGTTTGCGGGTAAAAACCCACTTTTTGTTGGTGTGCTTAACGGCTGCTTTATGTTTATGGCTGATCTGGTTAGAAATATAACTACACCCTGTGAGATATCCTTCACCAAAGTAGCTTCCTACCACGGTGGTTTGCAAACTACCTGGCAACTGCGCAATGACCTTGGCCTGGCTGTTGATATTGAAGGCCGCGATGTTATTTTGCTGGAAGACATAAGCGATACAGGCAACACCTTAAAATTTCTGATAGACGACCTGAAACAACGCAACCCGGCATCATTAACCGTGTGCGCCCTGTTGCTTAAACCTGCTGCTCAGCAATACCATATTCCTGAGGTTAAATACGTTGGCTTTGAAATTGAAGACAAGTTTGTGGTAGGCTACGGCTTAGATTATAAAGAGTTGGGCCGTAACCTCAACGGCATTTACCAGCTTGTGCTATAA
- a CDS encoding EboA domain-containing protein produces the protein MYNYNVDALKALFKDILSANTSEDVLNWLLHEGNFNTRFVMVPRKTGKAALQISREQADSLNALIPGFSLNGWSIDMLSRAWVLLSLDATDKNEYFRKLEQLFLAAEVNELFSLYSSLPLLAYPDMWAKRCAEGIRSNIGNVLEAIMYQNPYPQKYLDQSAWNQLVLKAFFTGKDVGKIQGIDARANKELAYVISDYMHERRAAGRDINPSLWRLVGPFIDEKLIEDVKWALHSGVYVNEKAALLALTQSDYPAAVELLNRYPELRKAIENNQITWDGLTLEFQH, from the coding sequence ATGTACAACTATAATGTAGATGCCCTTAAGGCATTGTTTAAAGATATATTGTCGGCCAATACTTCTGAGGATGTGCTGAACTGGCTTTTACATGAGGGGAACTTCAACACCCGCTTTGTAATGGTGCCGCGTAAAACCGGGAAGGCAGCTTTACAGATTAGCCGTGAGCAGGCTGATAGCTTAAATGCCCTGATACCCGGCTTTAGCCTGAACGGATGGAGTATAGATATGCTGAGCCGTGCGTGGGTGTTGCTGAGTTTAGATGCTACTGACAAGAACGAATACTTCCGCAAGTTAGAGCAACTGTTTCTGGCTGCCGAGGTGAATGAGCTGTTTAGCTTGTATTCATCATTGCCTTTACTGGCTTATCCTGATATGTGGGCCAAACGTTGTGCCGAAGGTATCCGCAGCAACATAGGCAACGTGCTGGAAGCCATTATGTACCAGAACCCCTATCCGCAGAAATATTTAGACCAAAGCGCCTGGAACCAATTGGTGCTTAAAGCGTTTTTTACAGGCAAGGATGTGGGTAAGATACAAGGCATTGATGCCCGAGCCAATAAAGAGCTGGCCTATGTAATTAGCGATTACATGCACGAACGCCGTGCAGCAGGGCGTGACATCAACCCATCATTATGGCGATTGGTGGGACCATTTATTGATGAGAAGCTGATTGAGGATGTGAAATGGGCTCTGCATAGCGGCGTGTATGTAAATGAAAAGGCTGCCTTGCTGGCTTTAACCCAATCAGATTACCCGGCTGCTGTTGAGTTATTGAACCGGTACCCTGAGCTACGGAAAGCTATAGAAAACAATCAAATAACCTGGGATGGTTTAACGCTGGAGTTTCAGCATTAA
- a CDS encoding TatD family hydrolase, with amino-acid sequence MCCTHSFEDRQSIDKDNTPVDLSGIAGMKFFDPHVHMTSRTTDDYQAMADAGVVALIEPAFWLGQPRTGLDSFRDYYSSLIGWERFRSSQFGIKHYCTIGLNSREANNEPLAEQVMEMLPLFIYKEGVVGIGEIGFDDQTAAEEKYYRAQLELAKEAGLPVQIHTPHRDKKGGTTRSMDIALEHGLDPHMVIVDHNNEETVKEVLDRGFWAAFTIYPFTKMGNERMVEIAKQYGSERIMVNSAADWGISDPLAVPKTAALMKLRGISDEDIRLITYQNAITAFAQSGQINEADFATGAGAIDQSQRFEGNTVLRGGQQPRVDKNSIIIS; translated from the coding sequence ATGTGTTGTACACATTCATTTGAAGACAGGCAATCAATAGATAAGGATAACACCCCTGTTGACCTGAGCGGCATTGCAGGCATGAAGTTTTTTGACCCGCATGTGCACATGACCTCGCGCACTACTGATGATTACCAAGCTATGGCCGATGCAGGGGTTGTAGCCTTGATAGAGCCTGCCTTTTGGTTAGGTCAGCCGCGTACGGGTTTAGATAGCTTCCGCGATTATTATAGCAGTTTGATAGGCTGGGAACGCTTCCGCTCATCGCAGTTTGGTATTAAGCACTATTGCACCATTGGCCTTAACTCCCGCGAAGCCAATAATGAGCCCCTTGCCGAACAGGTGATGGAAATGCTACCTTTATTCATCTACAAAGAAGGTGTGGTAGGTATTGGCGAGATAGGTTTTGACGACCAGACCGCTGCCGAAGAAAAGTATTACCGTGCCCAACTGGAACTGGCTAAAGAGGCCGGCTTACCTGTACAGATCCACACCCCGCATCGGGATAAAAAAGGTGGCACCACCCGCAGCATGGACATTGCTTTAGAGCATGGCCTTGATCCGCACATGGTGATAGTTGATCACAATAACGAGGAGACTGTTAAAGAGGTGCTTGACCGTGGCTTCTGGGCGGCATTCACCATCTATCCGTTCACCAAAATGGGTAATGAGCGTATGGTGGAGATAGCCAAACAATACGGCTCAGAGCGTATAATGGTTAACTCTGCTGCTGATTGGGGCATAAGCGACCCGCTTGCTGTACCTAAAACCGCCGCTTTAATGAAGCTGCGTGGCATCAGCGATGAAGATATCCGTTTGATTACTTACCAAAATGCCATTACCGCTTTTGCGCAAAGCGGCCAAATTAACGAGGCTGATTTTGCTACAGGAGCAGGCGCTATAGATCAAAGTCAGCGGTTTGAGGGGAACACCGTTTTACGTGGAGGACAACAGCCGCGTGTAGATAAAAACTCTATTATCATTAGCTAA
- a CDS encoding VOC family protein translates to MELKFSFDTIIFYVQNVDALRSFYEKTFNLKTIEEYQSTWALLDAGACKIGLHKIGDKYLNEDKGVFKFDNNTKIVFEIDDDINEVREYFIDQNVVMREVKTFDNYEYWLCDGEDPEGNVFQLKQKKKV, encoded by the coding sequence ATGGAATTAAAGTTTTCTTTCGACACTATAATTTTTTACGTTCAGAATGTTGACGCATTGAGATCTTTTTATGAAAAGACATTCAACCTTAAAACAATTGAAGAATACCAATCTACATGGGCACTTTTAGATGCAGGGGCGTGTAAAATAGGCCTTCATAAAATTGGCGACAAGTATTTAAACGAAGATAAAGGGGTGTTCAAGTTTGACAACAATACTAAAATTGTTTTTGAAATAGATGATGACATTAATGAGGTCAGGGAATATTTCATTGATCAAAATGTAGTAATGAGGGAGGTTAAAACTTTTGATAATTATGAATATTGGTTGTGCGATGGAGAAGATCCCGAAGGCAATGTTTTCCAATTAAAACAAAAGAAAAAGGTATAG
- a CDS encoding peptidase associated/transthyretin-like domain-containing protein — protein MKYIIGILLLICCINASAQTAERPLLQFSGVVRNADNKSIVPYVTITNLTTGKEVGAANYEGYFSFVAHEQDSLKFTSVGYFATTVVIPKDIGKKSLIVEIFMRAQVVNLPVVRIFPWATTDEFRHDFLTMKIADDELEIARKNLSASSIATLKRTLPLSGYESFNAQDKHNTLVNSRAFTNPLLNPMAWGSLIRDIAAGDKARKEDSN, from the coding sequence ATGAAATACATCATCGGCATATTGCTCCTCATTTGTTGCATCAACGCATCAGCACAAACTGCTGAGCGCCCGTTGCTACAGTTTAGTGGCGTGGTACGCAATGCCGATAATAAATCAATTGTGCCTTACGTAACAATTACCAACCTCACTACCGGTAAAGAAGTTGGGGCGGCTAACTACGAGGGCTACTTTTCTTTTGTAGCGCACGAACAGGACAGCCTTAAATTTACCAGTGTTGGTTATTTTGCTACAACCGTTGTTATTCCTAAAGACATAGGCAAAAAAAGCTTGATAGTGGAGATATTTATGCGGGCCCAGGTGGTAAACCTGCCTGTTGTTCGTATTTTCCCATGGGCCACTACTGATGAGTTCAGGCATGATTTCCTGACCATGAAAATTGCTGATGATGAGTTGGAGATAGCCCGTAAAAACTTAAGCGCGTCGTCAATAGCTACTTTAAAGAGAACTTTACCATTAAGCGGTTACGAAAGCTTTAATGCTCAGGATAAGCACAATACGTTGGTAAATTCGCGCGCATTTACCAACCCTTTACTTAACCCAATGGCTTGGGGCAGCCTGATACGCGATATTGCAGCAGGCGATAAAGCACGAAAAGAAGATAGCAACTAA
- the def gene encoding peptide deformylase — MKYPIIAYGSPVLRQKATAIEPAEYPHIKELVADMFETMYSARGVGLAAPQVGMSMRLFVIDATPFDDDEPELKDFKKVFINANILEETGEEWAFNEGCLSIPEIREDVMRKSTVRISYYDENWKHHEETFSGLAARVIQHEYDHIEGKLFTDKLSPLRKRLLEKRLNDISRGMVKVEYKMKFPAVKKGR; from the coding sequence ATGAAATATCCTATAATAGCTTACGGAAGCCCGGTTTTACGCCAAAAAGCAACGGCGATAGAACCAGCTGAATACCCGCATATTAAAGAACTGGTTGCCGACATGTTTGAAACCATGTATAGCGCCCGCGGTGTAGGTTTGGCAGCTCCCCAGGTGGGCATGAGCATGCGTTTGTTTGTTATTGATGCTACCCCTTTTGATGACGATGAGCCCGAACTGAAGGATTTCAAAAAAGTTTTTATCAACGCGAATATTTTAGAAGAAACCGGTGAGGAGTGGGCTTTTAATGAAGGTTGTTTGAGTATTCCTGAGATACGAGAGGATGTGATGCGTAAATCAACTGTACGTATATCTTATTACGACGAGAACTGGAAACACCACGAAGAAACATTTTCAGGCTTAGCCGCCCGTGTTATCCAACACGAATATGACCATATTGAAGGTAAATTGTTTACCGACAAGCTAAGCCCATTACGCAAGCGATTACTGGAAAAAAGATTGAATGATATTTCGCGCGGAATGGTGAAGGTGGAATATAAAATGAAATTTCCGGCGGTAAAGAAGGGAAGATAG
- a CDS encoding M16 family metallopeptidase yields the protein MTEYRVHTLANGIKILHKYAASAITHCCFMVNAGSRDEPENKEGLAHFIEHLLFKETEKRNTSQILNRLELVGADLNAYTTKEYTCVHASMLNPHLERAIDLFEDIVFHSTFSEEEMEKERGVILDEIASYLDQPEEAIQDDFEALLFKGHAMGNNILGTPETVTAFSKADIQEFIKNNYNTSEMIFAVFGDYSFEKVIKLSEKYWGQVPANHPVKNRITPKSNSAEKTIVQKPISQTHCIIGGQAYKAKHSDRTGLLLLNNLLGGMGMSNRLNLEIREKHGIAYTVESNYTSFTDTGIFSVYFGTDAEKADKATRLVNKEFKKLREQPLGSLQLHQAKQKFIGQIALAEENRMSLILSIAKSVLDYDHADSLQQLFDKINNVTAKQLQHISNEIFDADKLTTLVFQPEQ from the coding sequence ATGACAGAGTACCGGGTCCATACACTTGCCAACGGCATTAAAATACTGCATAAGTATGCGGCATCGGCTATAACACATTGCTGTTTTATGGTCAATGCGGGCTCGCGCGATGAACCCGAAAATAAGGAAGGCCTGGCCCATTTTATTGAACACCTGCTTTTTAAGGAGACGGAAAAGCGCAATACCAGTCAGATACTGAACAGGCTTGAACTGGTTGGCGCTGATTTAAATGCTTACACCACCAAAGAGTACACCTGTGTACATGCCTCCATGCTTAATCCACACCTGGAGCGTGCTATCGACCTGTTTGAGGATATTGTTTTCCATTCTACCTTTTCTGAAGAAGAAATGGAGAAGGAGCGGGGGGTAATACTGGATGAGATAGCCTCCTACCTTGACCAACCCGAAGAAGCTATTCAGGATGATTTTGAGGCGTTGTTGTTTAAGGGGCATGCTATGGGTAACAACATCCTGGGTACTCCCGAAACGGTAACGGCTTTCAGCAAGGCAGATATTCAGGAATTTATTAAGAACAACTACAATACCTCCGAAATGATCTTCGCTGTTTTTGGCGATTACAGTTTCGAGAAGGTGATTAAGCTATCAGAAAAATACTGGGGACAAGTACCTGCCAACCATCCTGTTAAAAACAGGATAACGCCTAAAAGCAACAGTGCGGAAAAAACCATTGTACAGAAGCCTATATCTCAAACGCATTGCATAATAGGCGGCCAAGCTTACAAAGCCAAACACTCCGACAGAACAGGGTTGTTGCTGCTCAACAATTTGTTAGGCGGCATGGGTATGAGCAACCGTCTTAATTTAGAGATACGAGAAAAACATGGTATAGCCTATACCGTTGAGTCAAACTACACTTCTTTTACCGATACCGGCATCTTTTCGGTTTACTTTGGTACCGATGCTGAAAAGGCTGACAAGGCAACCCGCTTGGTAAATAAAGAGTTTAAGAAACTGCGTGAACAGCCTTTAGGCAGCCTGCAACTCCACCAGGCCAAACAGAAATTTATAGGGCAGATAGCGTTGGCAGAAGAGAACAGGATGAGTTTGATCCTCTCCATAGCCAAAAGCGTGTTGGATTATGATCATGCCGACAGCCTGCAACAGTTGTTTGATAAGATAAACAATGTTACAGCCAAACAACTACAGCATATAAGCAATGAGATATTTGATGCTGATAAGTTGACTACCCTTGTGTTTCAGCCGGAACAATAG